One Endozoicomonas gorgoniicola DNA window includes the following coding sequences:
- the gspF gene encoding type II secretion system inner membrane protein GspF, giving the protein MAAFEYIALDPEGKQHRGTLEADSNRQVRQILRDRQWTPLSVDAVDEQKKNKAGGRSSLFHRGVSAVELATITRQLATLIQAAMPVEEALQGVASQQEKRRLKNILLAIRSRVLEGYTLAQSLEGFPQIFPQMYRATVTAGEHAGYLDKVLNRLADYTEARMQSIQKVQQALLYPVILMVAAVGIVSFLLGYVVPDVVKVFVDTGQELPGITVALIAASEGFQSYWVVLFILIVMTVFICRQALKRPSVRLSWDQVFLRLPVLGRFSRSLSAARFASTLSILTRSGVSLVEALMISAQVVENRAIQGAVIDAAKKVSEGSSLNKALSGTGYFPPLMLHMISSGESTGELDEMLERTAQNQQMELDGRIAMLLGLFEPLMLVVMGGVVMVIVLAILLPILNMNQLLN; this is encoded by the coding sequence ATGGCTGCATTTGAATACATAGCCCTCGATCCGGAGGGAAAGCAACACCGGGGTACACTTGAGGCCGACAGTAATCGTCAGGTTCGCCAGATTCTACGTGACCGTCAGTGGACGCCACTGTCTGTGGATGCCGTGGACGAACAGAAAAAGAATAAAGCCGGCGGTCGTTCCTCGTTATTTCATCGCGGGGTTTCCGCTGTCGAGCTGGCTACGATCACCCGACAACTGGCAACCCTGATACAGGCTGCCATGCCGGTGGAAGAGGCACTGCAAGGAGTCGCTTCTCAGCAGGAGAAAAGGCGGCTGAAGAATATCTTGCTGGCCATTCGCTCCAGGGTTCTGGAAGGTTATACGCTGGCTCAGAGCCTTGAAGGTTTCCCTCAAATTTTCCCGCAGATGTACCGGGCGACCGTCACGGCGGGAGAGCATGCTGGTTATCTGGACAAAGTGTTAAATCGTCTGGCGGACTACACAGAAGCTCGCATGCAATCCATACAGAAGGTTCAGCAGGCTTTGCTCTACCCCGTTATTTTGATGGTTGCTGCAGTGGGTATAGTCAGCTTTCTGCTGGGGTATGTAGTACCTGATGTGGTTAAAGTGTTTGTTGATACAGGGCAGGAGCTGCCGGGTATTACCGTCGCACTCATTGCTGCCAGTGAAGGTTTTCAGTCTTACTGGGTGGTGCTGTTTATTCTGATTGTCATGACGGTTTTTATTTGTCGTCAGGCACTCAAAAGGCCCTCTGTCCGGCTGTCCTGGGATCAGGTTTTTCTGCGGCTACCGGTGCTGGGTCGTTTCAGTCGCAGCCTCAGTGCGGCACGATTTGCCAGTACATTGAGTATTCTGACCCGCTCGGGGGTGTCTCTGGTTGAAGCATTGATGATTTCTGCGCAGGTGGTGGAAAACAGGGCTATTCAGGGTGCGGTCATTGATGCCGCAAAAAAAGTCAGTGAAGGGTCCAGCCTGAATAAAGCGTTATCGGGTACTGGCTATTTTCCACCACTGATGCTGCATATGATCAGTAGTGGCGAGTCTACCGGTGAGCTGGATGAAATGCTGGAACGAACCGCGCAAAACCAGCAAATGGAACTGGATGGTCGTATTGCGATGCTGCTGGGGCTGTTTGAACCCCTGATGCTGGTGGTGATGGGTGGGGTCGTGATGGTGATTGTACTGGCAATCCTCCTGCCTATTCTCAATATGAATCAGTTGCTGAACTAA
- the gspG gene encoding type II secretion system major pseudopilin GspG — MKLHIREERYNKRSGGAFRQAGFTLIEIMVVVVILGILAAMVAPKILSRPDQAKVTVARSDIETVSQALELFRLDNGFYPNTDQGLDALVKKPTVAPEPRNWNPEGYLKRMPVDPWGNPYLYLQPGNHGKYDLYSQGADGREGGDGLDADITNWDDTDS; from the coding sequence ATGAAACTACATATACGAGAAGAGCGATATAACAAACGATCAGGGGGGGCGTTCCGTCAGGCAGGTTTCACACTGATCGAGATTATGGTGGTTGTGGTTATTCTGGGAATTCTGGCGGCCATGGTGGCACCAAAAATTCTCAGTCGCCCCGATCAGGCTAAGGTGACGGTGGCTCGTTCAGATATAGAAACGGTTTCTCAGGCGCTTGAGCTGTTCAGACTCGATAATGGTTTTTACCCAAATACCGATCAGGGGCTGGATGCCCTGGTTAAGAAGCCTACTGTTGCGCCTGAGCCCAGAAACTGGAATCCGGAAGGCTATCTGAAGCGGATGCCGGTTGACCCCTGGGGAAATCCTTACCTGTATCTGCAACCGGGCAATCATGGGAAGTACGACCTTTATTCGCAAGGGGCTGACGGGCGAGAAGGAGGAGATGGGCTGGATGCTGATATTACCAACTGGGATGATACCGATTCGTGA
- a CDS encoding prepilin-type N-terminal cleavage/methylation domain-containing protein, with product MKLKLQQGFTLVELLVVLLIIGILLGITLLSPITGSVQKTTQQQAGRLQVLFEQVRDKALLENAEYGFSIGEDGFYRWWVLPLEGREWLPINEKPFQPYRPPASIQMILNTADEALPALDITDEGPSIVFYSDRQVTPFALSVSPVENKKQTVVLQTDGLSDIEVAR from the coding sequence GTGAAGCTAAAGTTGCAACAGGGCTTCACCCTGGTAGAGCTGCTGGTCGTCCTTCTGATCATCGGCATACTGCTGGGTATTACCCTGTTGAGTCCGATTACAGGAAGTGTTCAGAAAACCACTCAGCAGCAGGCAGGGCGCCTGCAGGTGCTGTTTGAACAGGTACGGGACAAAGCGTTATTGGAAAATGCTGAATATGGCTTTTCGATTGGCGAGGACGGTTTTTATCGCTGGTGGGTTCTGCCTCTGGAAGGCAGGGAATGGTTACCCATCAACGAAAAGCCCTTCCAGCCCTACCGGCCTCCTGCATCCATACAGATGATATTGAATACCGCAGACGAGGCTCTGCCTGCCCTGGATATCACTGACGAAGGACCTTCGATCGTATTTTACTCTGACAGACAGGTTACGCCTTTTGCATTGTCCGTCAGTCCCGTGGAAAACAAAAAACAAACGGTGGTTTTGCAAACCGATGGCTTGTCGGATATTGAGGTTGCCCGCTGA
- the gspI gene encoding type II secretion system minor pseudopilin GspI, with product MPADHSRGFTLIEVMVALAVFAVAAAMLMLSDGNSIRQTRYMQEKVLAAQVADHYMSRLQAEKVWPDKGVKGKNETYAGYDWYIRQVTRTTSIPDFRKVVVEVFIGRAKPEDDETGLYSLTSYFRKPKK from the coding sequence TTGCCCGCTGACCACAGCAGAGGGTTTACGCTAATTGAAGTAATGGTGGCGCTGGCTGTTTTTGCGGTAGCGGCTGCCATGTTGATGTTGTCGGATGGGAACAGTATTCGCCAGACAAGGTATATGCAGGAAAAAGTTCTGGCTGCCCAGGTGGCTGATCATTACATGAGTCGCTTACAGGCTGAAAAGGTATGGCCGGACAAAGGCGTCAAGGGAAAAAACGAGACCTATGCTGGTTATGACTGGTATATACGTCAGGTGACCCGAACCACCAGTATTCCTGATTTCAGAAAGGTGGTGGTCGAAGTATTTATCGGTCGAGCCAAGCCGGAGGACGATGAGACAGGGCTGTATTCATTAACTTCGTATTTCAGGAAGCCCAAAAAATGA
- the gspJ gene encoding type II secretion system minor pseudopilin GspJ gives MKQSRGFTLIELMIAILIFAMISTAAYKLFDSVSRAQQVTDGILDRLDGLQRTMVVIEKDLFQIAPRPVRDEFGDRRKAMLAPGKNGELLEFTRFGWRNPIQEIRSNMQRVAYSLEEDELVRYYWLMLDRAADPVVVRQVLMSDVTGARLKFMDEKKRWQHSWPPKNQGQQQVAQTAATAAGKVRGGAEERPQIPHAIELTLQHKEYGVLTTILPLLTYKPSETEKPKPDEEKGKAENRMKKDQASQIEEESDNDD, from the coding sequence ATGAAGCAGAGCCGGGGCTTTACGCTGATTGAGTTAATGATTGCGATACTGATTTTCGCCATGATCAGCACCGCAGCCTATAAACTGTTTGACTCCGTCAGCCGGGCTCAGCAGGTAACTGACGGGATTCTGGATCGTCTTGATGGACTGCAGAGAACCATGGTTGTGATTGAAAAAGACCTGTTTCAGATTGCTCCCAGACCCGTTAGGGACGAGTTTGGAGACCGACGAAAAGCCATGCTGGCTCCCGGTAAAAATGGAGAACTGCTGGAATTTACCCGATTTGGATGGCGTAACCCGATTCAGGAAATTCGGAGCAATATGCAAAGGGTTGCCTACAGCCTCGAGGAAGATGAGTTAGTCAGGTACTACTGGCTAATGTTGGACAGGGCGGCAGATCCGGTGGTGGTTCGACAGGTTTTGATGAGTGATGTGACGGGTGCCCGGCTAAAGTTTATGGATGAAAAAAAGCGCTGGCAACACTCATGGCCACCAAAAAATCAGGGACAACAGCAGGTCGCCCAAACCGCCGCAACCGCTGCCGGTAAAGTAAGAGGAGGTGCGGAAGAGCGCCCACAAATTCCCCATGCTATTGAGTTGACGCTTCAGCACAAAGAGTACGGGGTTTTAACGACGATATTACCACTGTTGACTTATAAACCTTCTGAAACCGAGAAGCCAAAGCCTGATGAGGAAAAAGGCAAGGCTGAAAACAGAATGAAAAAGGATCAGGCTTCACAGATCGAAGAGGAGTCTGACAACGATGATTAG
- the gspK gene encoding type II secretion system minor pseudopilin GspK yields MISETSMNQQKGIALIYVLLIFSMITLMASQMVTSLWLHTEKNSRFIERVQAKHHALSAEQYVALLLEQDFEEDKKKKRQVDHEGERWNVKTVGYPVEQGDIELQIIDENGRFNLNWLNAEALDGKRYKSQFETILKNLGIDTQLTYTIKDWIDSEQEPSETGAEDNHYLVLDPPRRTADFPLVSLSELRLIQGVGKEEFELLTPLVTALPKESKINVNSALPEVLRSLSDKITEGDAQAIIDSRTGEGFAKLEDMTKLPALKDKTAELKAAGFEFSSSYFNVYIKATYRDTVFYMRTLLVRNADGKVQVAGREIGPNDYWVTANKES; encoded by the coding sequence ATGATTAGTGAGACCTCAATGAATCAGCAAAAGGGCATAGCCCTGATTTATGTACTGCTTATTTTTTCCATGATCACGCTTATGGCATCACAAATGGTGACCAGTCTCTGGCTGCATACTGAAAAAAACAGCCGGTTTATTGAGCGAGTTCAGGCTAAGCATCATGCTCTTTCTGCAGAGCAGTATGTCGCTTTGCTACTGGAGCAGGATTTTGAAGAGGATAAAAAAAAGAAGCGACAGGTGGATCACGAGGGGGAACGCTGGAATGTTAAGACCGTTGGGTATCCGGTTGAACAGGGGGACATTGAATTGCAGATTATTGATGAGAATGGCCGTTTCAATCTTAACTGGTTAAATGCCGAAGCGCTGGATGGCAAGCGGTATAAGTCTCAATTTGAAACTATCCTCAAGAACCTTGGAATTGATACACAACTGACATACACCATCAAAGACTGGATTGACAGTGAGCAGGAACCGTCAGAGACCGGAGCTGAAGATAACCACTACCTTGTTCTTGATCCACCTCGCAGAACTGCTGATTTCCCGCTGGTTTCGCTGTCAGAGTTACGCTTGATCCAGGGGGTTGGCAAAGAAGAGTTTGAATTACTGACTCCCCTGGTGACTGCCTTGCCAAAAGAATCCAAAATCAATGTCAACAGTGCATTACCAGAAGTGTTGCGTTCCTTGTCTGATAAAATTACAGAAGGGGATGCGCAGGCTATTATTGATTCCCGTACCGGTGAAGGCTTTGCAAAACTGGAAGATATGACAAAGTTGCCAGCCCTTAAAGATAAGACCGCAGAATTAAAAGCGGCAGGATTTGAGTTTAGCAGTAGTTATTTTAACGTTTATATAAAAGCAACGTACCGTGACACTGTTTTCTACATGAGAACGTTACTGGTTCGTAATGCTGATGGAAAGGTTCAAGTCGCAGGGCGTGAAATTGGACCGAACGACTATTGGGTGACAGCCAATAAGGAATCCTGA
- the gspL gene encoding type II secretion system protein GspL has translation MKSILLIRIHPPSAVINDSTLTQWGIFSGQGELQGEVHVSELRNIKRDYLAVKGIEAGQNTQIEEDHIPDQVTVLLPGTLAFHRLLSINSGQRKHLNTALPYMLEEDLAEDVDTLHLASQLSSDKENVSVSGFSHKQFQILLAVMDGQELSIDNALAETQLLETEAGQLLILMESQSVNVLIPGQSANHLDYEALRFVLEEVNRSGSEDDIVQSPDLEPDSPAVTSIKLRFPEGAFSLDDDKFEQVRSWLAEQGWLVEEKGLNASVFEYFANLYFSRRKNFRSILVDLRSGAYQCPRRAGRRLRKWKPIALVASLWLMLEIGLMVGEGVTFQHQADQFWDQSAALYLEVFPQDQQVREALESEHRSINVKSRMESRLKTAGSQPGSKPFLPLLQKVSAVSASLPEAKIKPVSMDFNDTTGNLVLELRAESLESVDKLLAATKSAGLMAKLDSANQEKSGVNARMTISR, from the coding sequence ATGAAAAGCATCCTGTTAATACGAATTCACCCACCCTCAGCTGTAATCAATGACAGTACGCTGACTCAGTGGGGGATATTTTCCGGACAAGGCGAACTTCAGGGAGAAGTTCATGTTTCGGAACTGAGAAATATCAAAAGAGACTATCTTGCAGTCAAGGGAATAGAAGCCGGGCAGAATACTCAGATAGAGGAAGACCATATTCCAGATCAGGTAACTGTGTTACTGCCGGGAACGCTTGCCTTTCACCGACTGCTGTCTATCAACAGCGGACAGCGCAAGCATCTGAATACGGCTCTGCCTTATATGCTGGAAGAGGATCTTGCTGAAGATGTTGATACTCTTCATCTGGCCAGCCAGTTGTCTTCAGATAAAGAGAATGTTTCAGTATCCGGTTTTTCCCATAAGCAGTTTCAGATCTTGCTGGCTGTTATGGATGGACAGGAATTGAGTATTGATAATGCGCTCGCTGAAACCCAGTTGCTTGAAACGGAAGCGGGTCAGTTGCTGATCCTGATGGAGAGTCAGTCCGTCAACGTCCTGATTCCAGGCCAGAGTGCCAATCATCTGGATTATGAAGCGTTGCGTTTCGTTCTGGAGGAAGTAAACCGTTCAGGCAGTGAAGATGATATTGTTCAGAGTCCTGATCTTGAGCCAGATTCGCCTGCCGTAACCAGTATAAAACTACGGTTTCCTGAAGGTGCTTTTTCGCTTGATGATGACAAGTTTGAACAGGTACGCTCCTGGCTGGCGGAGCAGGGGTGGCTGGTTGAAGAGAAAGGTCTGAATGCCTCTGTTTTTGAGTACTTTGCCAACCTCTATTTTTCACGGCGTAAAAACTTCCGTTCGATACTGGTTGATTTGCGCTCAGGTGCTTACCAGTGTCCCAGACGTGCCGGTCGACGTTTACGTAAATGGAAGCCAATTGCACTGGTTGCCAGCCTCTGGTTGATGCTGGAAATTGGGCTGATGGTTGGGGAAGGTGTGACTTTTCAACACCAGGCTGACCAGTTCTGGGATCAAAGTGCAGCCTTGTACCTTGAAGTCTTTCCACAGGATCAGCAGGTCAGAGAAGCTCTGGAGAGTGAACATCGATCTATCAATGTTAAAAGTCGAATGGAAAGCCGGTTGAAAACGGCAGGTAGCCAGCCTGGCAGCAAGCCATTCCTGCCTTTGTTGCAAAAAGTATCCGCAGTGTCTGCTTCTTTACCTGAGGCTAAAATAAAGCCCGTCAGTATGGACTTTAACGATACAACCGGCAATCTTGTACTGGAGCTAAGAGCAGAAAGTCTGGAATCTGTCGACAAGCTGCTTGCTGCGACCAAATCAGCGGGTCTGATGGCAAAGCTGGACAGCGCCAATCAGGAAAAAAGCGGTGTTAACGCAAGAATGACCATCAGCAGGTGA
- a CDS encoding type II secretion system protein M gives MHKLIAGIQENPFWQQLQTRYELLSSRDRQALQWLGTFLAAALLYLMIWEPLSSWNSSQKEDYQRQQVVLEWMGDNYESAKDQQRKQKTAGGQREISSIVASTAKQAGVTLSRVQPDRKGLGVWIEDAAYQKFLSWMVVLSTKFNLTVQQVRLDKGKEEGRVKIYLHLSN, from the coding sequence ATGCACAAATTAATTGCAGGAATACAGGAAAACCCTTTTTGGCAGCAGTTGCAAACCCGGTACGAGCTTCTGTCATCAAGGGATCGACAGGCTTTACAGTGGCTGGGGACTTTTCTGGCAGCAGCACTGCTTTATCTGATGATATGGGAACCGTTAAGTAGCTGGAATAGTAGTCAGAAAGAAGATTATCAAAGACAGCAAGTGGTTCTGGAATGGATGGGTGACAATTATGAGTCAGCCAAAGACCAACAACGAAAACAGAAAACGGCTGGTGGACAACGAGAGATTTCATCCATTGTTGCCAGTACCGCAAAGCAGGCAGGCGTTACTCTGAGTCGCGTACAGCCTGACAGGAAGGGACTGGGGGTCTGGATTGAAGATGCAGCGTACCAGAAATTTCTGAGCTGGATGGTCGTACTTAGCACTAAGTTTAACCTGACAGTCCAACAGGTCCGGCTGGATAAGGGCAAAGAAGAAGGGCGGGTGAAAATCTATCTCCACCTGTCTAACTGA
- a CDS encoding recombinase family protein, whose amino-acid sequence MPTTKNTLVKKRCAIYTRKSSEEGLEQEFNSLHAQRDAAEAYIHSQKHEGWVLVPDDYNDGGFSGGNVERPALQRLLRDVQAGLVDIVVVYKVDRLSRSLADFAQLVDLFDKNNVSFVSVTQQFNTTSSMGRLTLNILLSFSQFEREVTSERIRDKFLLSKKKGMWMGGNPPLGYDVNERKLIINPAEAEIVKLIFKTFVKTRSIIATCEVVNEQGHKTKQIPLRDGGSRGGIEFAKNTIHRILKNRIYIGEIGNKGQWYPGEHKPIITMDLWAKAHGTFDVHASLRSRESRHRKNPSFLRGLLFGHDGHALTTSSTRRNGQQFRYYVSRTAQAKGYKNASLPPLSATAVENLILEETRKRLTSPELLFKVWQQASEVDKTISEDIIRTALNDLASIWDELFAPEKRRLVELLIKRIELDLNQVTIYYQPDGINAVTQELQGAR is encoded by the coding sequence ATGCCAACAACTAAAAACACGTTGGTGAAAAAACGATGCGCCATTTATACCCGTAAATCATCAGAAGAAGGGTTAGAGCAAGAGTTTAACTCGTTACATGCCCAAAGGGATGCCGCCGAAGCGTACATTCACTCCCAGAAGCATGAAGGCTGGGTACTGGTACCCGATGACTATAACGATGGTGGCTTTTCCGGAGGTAATGTTGAACGCCCTGCGTTGCAGCGACTGCTTCGGGATGTTCAGGCCGGGCTTGTCGATATTGTGGTGGTTTATAAGGTAGACAGGCTAAGTCGTTCACTGGCTGATTTTGCCCAGCTGGTGGATCTGTTTGATAAAAATAATGTGTCGTTTGTTTCCGTAACCCAGCAATTTAACACCACCAGCAGTATGGGAAGACTTACTCTCAATATTCTGCTGTCGTTTTCGCAGTTTGAAAGGGAAGTGACGAGCGAGCGCATCAGGGATAAATTCCTGCTCTCGAAAAAGAAAGGCATGTGGATGGGTGGCAACCCGCCATTGGGCTATGACGTAAATGAGCGCAAACTCATTATTAATCCGGCAGAGGCTGAAATTGTCAAGCTGATTTTTAAAACCTTCGTCAAAACACGCTCGATTATCGCCACTTGTGAAGTGGTCAACGAACAAGGTCATAAAACCAAGCAGATACCTTTGCGGGATGGTGGTAGCCGGGGAGGTATCGAGTTTGCCAAAAATACGATTCATCGCATTCTGAAAAACCGGATCTATATTGGCGAAATCGGGAACAAGGGCCAATGGTATCCCGGCGAACACAAACCGATTATCACTATGGATTTATGGGCAAAGGCCCATGGTACTTTCGATGTGCATGCCAGCCTGCGCTCCAGAGAGTCACGACACAGAAAGAACCCATCTTTCTTGAGAGGATTATTGTTCGGTCACGACGGCCATGCCCTAACCACCAGCAGCACCCGCCGTAACGGGCAACAGTTCCGTTATTACGTGAGTCGCACTGCACAAGCCAAAGGCTATAAAAACGCGTCCCTGCCGCCTCTGTCTGCCACTGCTGTTGAGAATCTTATACTTGAAGAAACCCGCAAAAGGCTGACCAGTCCGGAGCTGCTGTTTAAAGTGTGGCAGCAGGCCAGTGAGGTAGATAAAACCATCAGTGAAGACATCATTCGAACGGCGTTAAACGACCTCGCTTCCATTTGGGATGAATTGTTCGCACCGGAAAAGCGTCGTCTGGTTGAGTTGCTGATCAAGCGCATTGAACTGGATCTGAACCAAGTGACCATTTACTACCAACCGGATGGCATCAACGCCGTCACACAAGAACTGCAAGGAGCCAGATAA
- a CDS encoding DUF2924 domain-containing protein, translated as MRTALIPTPATNLELTTPTSDTQPKPKNSRLFRPPLGTVITKEYNGEEHWVIVTPEGFEYRGVIYKSLSKIAQTITGSSWSGPLFFGLKGGQNANN; from the coding sequence TTGAGAACAGCTTTAATTCCAACTCCGGCGACAAATCTGGAGCTGACCACCCCAACCAGCGACACACAACCAAAGCCTAAAAACAGCCGTTTGTTCAGACCGCCTTTGGGTACGGTCATCACCAAAGAGTACAACGGTGAGGAACACTGGGTCATTGTCACACCGGAAGGGTTTGAGTACCGGGGAGTGATTTACAAAAGCCTGAGCAAAATTGCACAGACCATTACTGGCTCTAGCTGGTCGGGTCCTTTGTTTTTCGGCCTGAAAGGAGGTCAGAATGCCAACAACTAA
- a CDS encoding DUF3489 domain-containing protein yields MKTPDTYDISPQGRQAIGIDEEAKPTKNKGKIRTGTKLHTVIELLSRPEGAAIHEIMRETGWQQHTVRGTLAGSLKKRLGLTIESEKPEGKDRIYRITGGLEALT; encoded by the coding sequence ATGAAAACACCGGACACTTACGACATCAGCCCACAAGGCAGGCAAGCCATCGGCATTGATGAAGAAGCCAAGCCGACCAAAAACAAAGGCAAAATCCGAACCGGCACCAAACTGCACACCGTGATTGAGTTGCTCAGTCGTCCCGAAGGTGCAGCCATCCACGAAATCATGCGAGAAACCGGCTGGCAGCAACATACGGTTCGGGGAACGCTGGCTGGATCGCTCAAAAAACGACTGGGGCTGACCATTGAGTCTGAAAAGCCGGAAGGCAAAGACCGAATCTACCGAATCACCGGTGGACTGGAAGCTCTCACATAA